One window from the genome of Pseudoalteromonas sp. '520P1 No. 423' encodes:
- a CDS encoding outer membrane protein transport protein: MNKGILTIAVSTALFGCASQVSAASFKLAESSATGLGRAYAGEAAIADNAATQARNPAMLTYLEGTHFSGGAVYVMPNVDVLGDVSLSSPLFGPEAIVMNADMKDVAPNAIVPNMFFAEQLNDRWTWGLGINSNFGLETNISDTHTAAIFGNHTSITTVEFNPNIAYKINSKFSVGVGLRLVYGEGSISASVPSWIDGLKTKLPEPIAGKLPDGGTELKSMEGDDISHGWNIGTTWQLSSIHRLGFAYHSKVKLKLDGAASGLLYTGSENISVEGNLPIELPAFAELSSYHQLSDNFAMHASINWTQWSVFDELVAYFPGETKPIGGIDSDLVKEENFKDNWRFAIGSTYQINDDLLYRAGIALDQTAVDNEHRTLSIPDSDRLWFSSGLGYQASEDLTLDFSVTYIKAHGDAEIDESLNLMDIAQVDFSGEASGDVYLVGMQLSYKL; this comes from the coding sequence ATGAACAAAGGTATTTTAACTATTGCTGTATCTACAGCATTATTTGGCTGTGCATCTCAAGTATCAGCGGCAAGTTTTAAACTAGCAGAATCTTCAGCAACAGGTTTAGGTCGTGCTTATGCAGGTGAAGCAGCGATAGCTGATAATGCAGCAACTCAAGCGCGAAACCCTGCTATGTTGACTTACCTTGAAGGGACTCATTTTAGCGGTGGTGCAGTATACGTTATGCCTAATGTTGATGTTTTAGGTGATGTTTCATTATCTTCACCCTTATTTGGTCCTGAGGCCATTGTCATGAATGCTGACATGAAAGATGTTGCACCTAATGCGATTGTGCCTAATATGTTTTTTGCTGAACAATTAAATGATAGATGGACATGGGGATTGGGCATTAATTCAAATTTTGGTTTAGAAACCAATATTTCAGATACGCATACCGCTGCCATTTTTGGTAACCATACGTCAATTACAACTGTTGAATTTAACCCAAATATTGCTTATAAAATCAATTCTAAGTTTAGTGTAGGCGTTGGATTAAGACTTGTATATGGTGAAGGTAGTATTAGTGCATCGGTACCTAGTTGGATAGATGGTTTAAAGACTAAGTTACCTGAGCCAATCGCAGGAAAATTACCTGATGGTGGTACAGAACTGAAAAGTATGGAAGGCGATGATATTAGCCATGGTTGGAATATAGGAACGACTTGGCAGCTATCATCCATTCACAGACTTGGTTTTGCCTATCACAGTAAAGTTAAATTAAAACTAGATGGGGCTGCATCTGGATTATTGTACACAGGTAGTGAAAATATAAGTGTAGAAGGGAATCTACCTATTGAATTACCAGCTTTTGCAGAACTTTCATCATACCATCAACTATCAGATAACTTTGCTATGCATGCCAGTATAAACTGGACACAGTGGAGTGTATTTGACGAACTCGTTGCTTATTTCCCAGGTGAAACAAAACCAATAGGTGGTATTGACTCAGATTTAGTTAAAGAAGAAAACTTTAAAGATAACTGGCGTTTTGCAATTGGTTCTACCTATCAAATTAATGATGATTTGTTATATAGAGCGGGTATCGCGCTAGATCAAACTGCAGTTGATAATGAACATCGTACATTAAGTATTCCAGACTCAGATCGTTTATGGTTTAGCTCTGGTTTAGGTTATCAAGCAAGTGAAGATCTTACTTTAGATTTCTCAGTTACTTATATAAAAGCCCATGGTGATGCTGAAATAGATGAATCACTCAACTTAATGGATATAGCACAAGTTGACTTTTCTGGTGAAGCCAGTGGCGATGTATATTTAGTTGGCATGCAATTGAGTTATAAGCTTTAA
- a CDS encoding DsbA family protein produces MNRPTLFYIYDPMCSWCWGYKITWQKLQQFLDPLVDIEYKVGGLAPDSDAAMPMPMQGFLQSTWQKIEKDLGTEFNHDFWRNSTPKRSTYPSCRAVIIARDYQLETQMLEAIQKAYYLEAQNPSNNDVLIQLAKCLGIDKIEFEQKLKSDEINNKLISEINLIQKMPIQGFPSLVLHLDEQYYPIRIDYKNFNTTLEEIKSHL; encoded by the coding sequence ATGAATAGACCTACTTTATTTTATATATATGATCCTATGTGTAGCTGGTGCTGGGGGTATAAGATTACATGGCAAAAATTACAACAGTTTTTAGACCCATTAGTTGATATCGAATATAAAGTTGGCGGATTGGCGCCCGATTCTGATGCGGCTATGCCAATGCCTATGCAAGGGTTTTTACAATCTACATGGCAAAAAATAGAAAAAGATCTAGGTACTGAGTTCAATCATGATTTTTGGCGTAATAGCACTCCGAAACGTTCAACTTATCCATCATGTCGTGCAGTGATCATTGCAAGAGACTATCAGCTAGAAACCCAAATGCTTGAAGCTATTCAAAAAGCTTATTACCTAGAAGCACAAAACCCATCAAATAATGACGTCCTAATCCAGTTAGCGAAATGCTTGGGAATAGATAAGATTGAATTCGAACAAAAGTTAAAAAGTGATGAGATTAATAATAAATTGATATCAGAAATTAATTTGATACAAAAAATGCCAATACAAGGCTTTCCTTCCCTTGTTTTACATCTCGATGAACAATATTATCCAATAAGAATAGATTACAAAAACTTTAACACGACACTAGAAGAAATAAAGTCACATTTATAA
- a CDS encoding flavin reductase family protein yields the protein MNLKFSEFSPSQRYHLMTQTLIPRPIAWALTDSGNDSFNLAPFSYFTAVSSDPALIMISVGLKPNGDKKDTLVNVLKNRQMVIHIASEQDAPLVTQTAASLEHGISELEASKLKTTKFEGFSLPRLTQCDVAYACELYEIKELGDIPQTLIFLEIKQLYVNDKVSELDGKKRIKVHSDRINPLARLGGGEYTAITTPFSMQRPK from the coding sequence ATGAACCTTAAATTTAGCGAGTTTTCTCCAAGCCAACGTTATCACTTAATGACACAAACCTTAATACCCCGTCCTATCGCTTGGGCGTTAACCGACTCAGGAAATGATTCTTTTAATTTAGCGCCTTTCTCATATTTCACCGCAGTATCGAGTGATCCAGCACTGATCATGATTTCTGTTGGTTTAAAGCCAAATGGCGATAAAAAAGATACTTTAGTTAATGTTCTAAAAAACAGACAAATGGTGATACATATTGCATCAGAACAAGATGCACCTTTAGTGACACAAACAGCTGCAAGCCTAGAACATGGGATCTCTGAATTAGAGGCATCTAAATTGAAGACTACAAAATTTGAAGGGTTTTCATTACCACGTTTGACACAATGTGATGTCGCTTATGCATGTGAGCTTTATGAAATAAAAGAACTCGGAGATATACCACAAACTTTAATATTTTTAGAAATAAAACAGTTATATGTCAATGATAAAGTTTCTGAATTGGATGGTAAAAAAAGAATAAAAGTGCACTCAGATCGCATAAATCCACTGGCACGACTTGGAGGCGGAGAATACACTGCAATTACAACCCCATTTAGCATGCAAAGACCGAAATAG
- a CDS encoding electron transfer flavoprotein-ubiquinone oxidoreductase, whose product MVERETMEFDVVIVGAGPSGLSAAIKLAQQAQEKQKELMICVVEKGSEVGAHILSGAVFETKALDELIPDWANKGAPVTTAVKQDDIYWLNNESKGTKVPNFAVPKTFHNDGNYIVSMGNVCRWLSEQAEQLGIEIFPGFSAHSLIIEDDAVKGIITGDMGVDENGNKKDGYMPGMELRAKYTIFAEGCRGHLGKEIINSFNLDEGKSPQHYGLGFKEIWQIDEDKHVEGTVVHTTGWPLTGDTNGGSFMYHSGDNQIVVGLIIDLNYANPHLSPYDEFQRMKHHPVFAETLKGGKRISYGARAIAKGGLNSLPKMSFPGGILAGCDAGTLNFAKIKGNHTAMKSGMLAAEAVFEAIEQEQANTDITSYQSKFEASWLYDELYSSRNFGPAMHKLGKFFGGAYNTLDQNFFGGKLPIQFKDNTPDHATLLPASSCDKIEYPKYDNEISFDKLSSVFLSNTNHEESQPCHLKLTDASIPVKVNLTDFDEPAQRYCPAGVYEIDNTDEQPKFVINSQNCVHCKTCDIKDPSQNITWVTPEGAGGPNYPNM is encoded by the coding sequence ATGGTTGAACGTGAAACCATGGAGTTTGATGTTGTTATTGTTGGTGCAGGTCCTTCTGGGCTTAGTGCAGCAATAAAACTGGCACAGCAAGCCCAAGAAAAACAAAAAGAACTTATGATCTGTGTAGTTGAAAAAGGCTCTGAGGTGGGTGCACACATTCTATCTGGTGCAGTATTTGAAACCAAAGCGCTAGATGAACTTATTCCTGATTGGGCTAATAAAGGTGCACCTGTCACCACAGCAGTAAAGCAAGATGATATTTATTGGCTTAACAATGAATCTAAAGGTACTAAGGTGCCTAACTTTGCAGTACCAAAAACATTCCACAATGACGGTAATTATATTGTCTCAATGGGTAATGTATGTCGCTGGTTAAGTGAACAAGCAGAGCAATTAGGAATAGAAATTTTCCCAGGTTTCAGTGCACACTCACTTATTATTGAAGATGATGCTGTAAAAGGTATTATCACTGGCGATATGGGTGTAGATGAAAATGGTAATAAAAAAGATGGTTATATGCCAGGTATGGAACTTCGCGCAAAATACACTATTTTTGCAGAAGGCTGTCGTGGACATTTAGGTAAAGAAATCATCAACAGCTTTAATTTAGATGAAGGTAAATCTCCACAACACTATGGTTTAGGTTTTAAAGAAATCTGGCAAATAGACGAAGATAAACATGTTGAAGGTACAGTGGTACATACAACAGGTTGGCCTTTAACGGGTGATACGAATGGAGGTTCATTTATGTATCATAGTGGTGATAACCAAATTGTCGTTGGCCTAATTATCGACCTTAATTACGCTAATCCACACCTCAGTCCATATGATGAATTTCAAAGAATGAAACATCACCCTGTTTTTGCTGAAACTTTAAAAGGTGGTAAACGTATTTCTTATGGTGCAAGAGCAATCGCAAAAGGCGGATTAAACTCTTTACCGAAAATGAGTTTTCCTGGTGGTATTTTAGCAGGTTGTGATGCAGGTACTTTAAACTTTGCTAAAATCAAGGGCAATCATACAGCAATGAAGTCAGGCATGTTGGCTGCTGAAGCTGTTTTTGAAGCAATAGAACAAGAACAAGCTAATACTGATATCACAAGTTACCAAAGTAAATTTGAGGCTTCTTGGTTGTATGATGAGTTATACAGCTCTAGGAATTTTGGTCCAGCAATGCATAAACTCGGTAAATTTTTTGGTGGAGCATACAATACTTTAGATCAAAACTTCTTTGGTGGTAAGTTACCTATTCAATTTAAAGACAACACACCAGATCATGCCACTTTATTGCCGGCAAGTAGTTGCGATAAAATTGAATACCCTAAATATGATAATGAAATAAGCTTTGATAAATTATCATCAGTATTTTTATCTAACACTAATCATGAAGAGTCTCAGCCTTGTCATTTAAAATTAACTGATGCGAGTATTCCTGTGAAAGTGAACTTAACTGATTTTGATGAACCTGCGCAACGTTACTGTCCTGCAGGTGTTTATGAGATAGACAATACTGATGAACAACCTAAGTTTGTAATTAATTCGCAAAACTGTGTACACTGTAAAACATGTGATATAAAAGATCCAAGCCAAAATATCACTTGGGTTACACCTGAAGGTGCCGGTGGCCCAAATTATCCAAATATGTAA
- a CDS encoding electron transfer flavoprotein subunit alpha/FixB family protein gives MKTLIIADHEYGVLKPETSKTINAASKLGNSIDVLVAGLNVSDAATTVASIEGVNQVILVDNAAFEHQQAENMADLVISLSNDYSHILAAATTTGKNFMPRVAALLDKNQISEIVTVVDADTFKRPIYAGNAIATVKSLEDKKLITVRASAFDLQGEQAGVDIINNATDTAATGSEFVSKEQAESERPELTAAEVIISGGRGMQNGENFKLLEGIADKLGAAIGASRAAVDAGFVPNDMQVGQTGKIVAPNLYIAVGVSGAIQHLAGMKDSKVIVAINKDPDAPIFQVADYGLVSDLFDVLPELESSL, from the coding sequence ATGAAAACATTGATCATAGCAGACCACGAATACGGTGTTTTAAAACCTGAAACATCAAAAACGATTAATGCAGCTTCTAAACTAGGTAATTCAATTGATGTTTTAGTTGCAGGTTTAAATGTAAGTGATGCTGCTACTACAGTTGCAAGTATTGAAGGTGTTAATCAAGTAATACTAGTAGATAATGCTGCATTTGAGCATCAACAAGCTGAAAACATGGCTGATCTAGTTATTTCTTTAAGTAATGATTACAGTCATATCTTAGCTGCTGCAACAACGACAGGCAAAAACTTTATGCCACGTGTTGCTGCGCTTTTAGACAAAAACCAAATATCTGAAATTGTAACTGTAGTTGACGCTGATACATTTAAACGTCCTATTTATGCAGGTAATGCAATCGCTACAGTTAAGTCATTAGAAGATAAAAAACTTATCACTGTACGTGCAAGTGCGTTTGATTTGCAAGGTGAACAAGCCGGTGTTGATATTATCAATAACGCAACAGACACTGCAGCTACTGGAAGTGAGTTCGTTTCTAAAGAACAAGCTGAATCTGAGCGCCCTGAACTCACTGCTGCAGAAGTTATCATTTCTGGTGGTCGTGGTATGCAAAACGGTGAAAACTTCAAATTACTAGAAGGTATAGCTGATAAACTTGGAGCTGCAATCGGTGCTTCACGTGCCGCTGTTGATGCTGGTTTCGTTCCAAATGATATGCAGGTTGGCCAAACAGGTAAAATTGTTGCACCAAACTTATATATCGCTGTTGGTGTAAGTGGTGCAATTCAACACTTAGCAGGCATGAAAGATTCTAAAGTGATTGTTGCTATCAATAAAGACCCTGATGCACCAATCTTCCAAGTTGCAGATTATGGTTTAGTTTCAGATTTATTTGATGTATTACCTGAGTTAGAGTCTTCTTTATAA
- a CDS encoding HDOD domain-containing protein: MFKKLLKALFSKKVKNTPDLEYFERTRNSVDSKIQPQTIDFTQSSSVTSTGITIKPINQHDADFHHYLFGQSEKQNKLDPFSVFVSSKIELLLLSPKTLIAQLPVLPSTVTILMSTMKEDDFNLNEILKIIEQEPSIAADVIKTANSAFYKRCEKQVTDLKSAFMNLGSQGLYESVLISYTKKLSPSSSIYFKKFGEKIWQHSLKTAIYSKDIYINSNDNKDGSTAYLVGLIRNLGKMVIFQIMIEAFSHVDPNVPPNSQAFKNLISTFSTRLTYAIAKHWQLPTEIINAIANQTKVKSATCEIAQAVYEANIISELEYIFEADIIDEPEFKLRCRQRLSSTGAFKLAQKTINKLKLAKITD; this comes from the coding sequence TTGTTTAAAAAATTATTAAAAGCGTTATTTTCAAAAAAAGTAAAAAATACGCCAGATTTAGAGTATTTTGAAAGAACACGTAATAGTGTAGATTCAAAAATCCAGCCCCAAACCATCGATTTTACCCAATCCTCATCTGTTACTTCTACTGGTATTACTATAAAACCAATCAACCAACACGATGCTGATTTTCATCATTATTTATTTGGTCAATCCGAAAAGCAAAATAAACTAGACCCATTTAGTGTATTTGTCTCATCAAAAATTGAGCTATTATTACTTTCACCTAAAACATTGATAGCTCAACTGCCTGTTCTCCCATCTACAGTCACCATTTTGATGTCTACAATGAAAGAAGATGATTTTAATCTTAATGAAATATTAAAGATTATCGAACAAGAGCCTAGTATTGCAGCTGATGTTATAAAAACGGCAAACAGTGCTTTTTATAAACGGTGTGAAAAGCAAGTTACGGATCTTAAATCTGCATTTATGAACCTGGGTTCTCAAGGTTTATACGAAAGTGTTTTGATAAGTTATACCAAGAAATTATCACCTAGTAGTAGTATATATTTTAAAAAATTTGGTGAGAAAATATGGCAACATAGCCTTAAAACAGCAATTTATTCTAAAGATATATATATAAACTCAAATGATAATAAAGATGGTTCTACTGCATATTTAGTAGGTCTTATAAGAAATTTAGGAAAAATGGTTATTTTCCAAATAATGATCGAAGCATTTAGTCATGTAGACCCAAATGTACCACCTAACTCACAAGCATTTAAAAACTTAATTTCTACATTTTCAACAAGATTAACATATGCAATTGCTAAGCACTGGCAATTACCAACGGAAATAATAAATGCTATTGCTAATCAAACAAAAGTTAAATCAGCAACGTGTGAAATTGCACAAGCAGTATATGAAGCAAACATTATTAGTGAGCTAGAATATATTTTTGAAGCAGACATCATAGATGAACCCGAATTTAAATTACGATGTCGTCAAAGGCTTTCATCAACAGGGGCTTTCAAGCTTGCCCAGAAAACGATAAACAAATTAAAACTGGCAAAAATAACAGATTAA
- a CDS encoding hotdog fold domain-containing protein, producing MNTVKPTKLMSIYEKISKFPFGNKIFSMIVAKKAPYFGTINPKITELKTNYCECLIKKKNAVHNHIKTVHVIAICNGLEMAMGVMAESSIPNHLRWIPKGMSLDYTAKAGTDILCTAQVTPEQWQPGDMNVAVTAYDTNGVVVVKGEIKLWISQKK from the coding sequence ATGAATACAGTAAAGCCTACAAAATTGATGTCTATTTATGAAAAAATTTCTAAATTCCCCTTCGGCAATAAGATTTTTTCTATGATAGTTGCTAAGAAAGCCCCCTATTTTGGTACCATAAATCCAAAAATCACAGAACTTAAAACAAACTATTGTGAATGTTTAATTAAAAAAAAGAATGCAGTTCATAACCATATTAAAACGGTTCATGTTATCGCTATATGTAATGGTTTAGAGATGGCGATGGGCGTGATGGCAGAGTCTTCAATACCAAATCATTTAAGATGGATCCCTAAAGGTATGTCTCTAGACTATACTGCCAAAGCAGGAACTGACATATTATGTACCGCACAAGTCACACCTGAACAATGGCAACCAGGAGATATGAACGTAGCCGTTACAGCTTACGATACAAATGGTGTAGTAGTCGTAAAAGGGGAAATTAAGTTGTGGATCTCACAAAAGAAATAG
- a CDS encoding electron transfer flavoprotein subunit beta/FixA family protein, which produces MKILVPVKRVIDYNVKARVKADQTDVDLANVKMALNPFCEIAVEEAIRIKEAGNAEEVIVVSIGVKAVQEQLRTALALGADRAIHIETEEKLESLQIAKLLNKLLEQEPAELVILGKQAIDSDNNQTGQMLAALSNRPQGTFASKVELNDSKVNVTREVDGGLQTVALNLPAIVTTDLRLNEPRYASLPNIMKAKRKPLAVISADSLGVDLAPRIELVKVEEPAVREAGIIVDDVAQLIEKLKNEAKVI; this is translated from the coding sequence ATGAAAATCCTCGTGCCGGTCAAGAGAGTAATTGATTATAATGTAAAGGCTAGAGTTAAAGCAGATCAGACTGATGTTGATCTAGCCAATGTAAAAATGGCTTTAAACCCGTTTTGTGAAATTGCTGTAGAAGAAGCTATCCGTATAAAAGAGGCGGGTAATGCAGAAGAAGTTATTGTTGTATCTATTGGTGTTAAAGCAGTACAAGAGCAATTAAGAACGGCACTGGCGCTAGGTGCTGATCGTGCTATTCATATTGAAACTGAAGAAAAACTAGAATCTCTTCAAATTGCTAAACTGTTAAATAAGCTTTTAGAGCAAGAGCCTGCAGAATTAGTTATTTTAGGTAAACAAGCGATTGACTCAGACAATAACCAAACAGGTCAAATGCTAGCTGCATTGTCTAATCGACCTCAAGGTACATTCGCTTCAAAAGTAGAATTAAATGATTCAAAAGTAAATGTAACACGTGAAGTTGATGGTGGATTGCAAACAGTTGCACTAAATTTACCAGCAATCGTAACGACAGATTTACGCTTGAACGAACCACGCTACGCATCTTTACCAAATATTATGAAAGCTAAGCGTAAACCATTAGCTGTTATTTCTGCAGATTCTTTAGGTGTTGATTTAGCGCCGCGTATTGAACTTGTAAAAGTTGAAGAACCAGCTGTAAGAGAAGCAGGGATCATTGTTGATGACGTTGCTCAGCTAATTGAAAAATTAAAAAATGAAGCGAAGGTGATTTAA